Proteins from a single region of Lelliottia sp. JS-SCA-14:
- the folA gene encoding type 3 dihydrofolate reductase, with amino-acid sequence MISLIAALAVDRVIGMENAMPWNLPADLAWFKRTTLNKPVVMGRLTWESIGRPLPGRKNIVISSQPGTDDRVEWVKSVDDAIAACGDAEEIMVIGGGRVYEQFLPKAQKLYLTHIDAEVEGDTHFPDYDPDEWESVFSEFHDADAQNSHSYCFEVLERR; translated from the coding sequence ATGATCAGTCTGATTGCAGCGCTGGCGGTAGACCGCGTTATCGGTATGGAAAACGCCATGCCGTGGAACCTGCCTGCCGATCTCGCATGGTTTAAACGTACCACGCTTAACAAGCCGGTAGTGATGGGCCGCCTGACCTGGGAGTCAATCGGTCGTCCGTTGCCGGGTCGTAAGAATATCGTTATCAGTAGCCAGCCGGGTACCGACGATCGCGTTGAATGGGTAAAATCCGTCGACGATGCGATTGCCGCCTGCGGCGACGCGGAAGAGATTATGGTGATTGGTGGGGGCCGTGTTTACGAGCAGTTCCTGCCAAAAGCGCAGAAGCTCTATTTGACCCACATTGACGCGGAAGTGGAAGGGGACACGCATTTCCCGGACTACGATCCTGACGAGTGGGAATCTGTGTTCAGCGAATTCCACGACGCTGACGCGCAGAACTCGCACAGCTACTGCTTCGAAGTGTTGGAGCGTCGTTAA
- the kefC gene encoding glutathione-regulated potassium-efflux system protein KefC, with product MDSHTLIQALIYLGAAALIVPVAVRLGLGSVLGYLIAGCAIGPWGLGLVTDAESILHFAEIGVVLMLFVIGLELDPQRLWKLRASVFGGGALQMIACGALLGGFCILLGMDWKVAELIGMTLALSSTAIAMQAMNERNLTVSQMGRSTFSVLLFQDIAAIPLVAMIPLLAASGSSTTLGAFALSALKVAGALALVILLGRYVTRPLLRFVARSGLREVFSAVALFLVFGFGLLLEEAGLSMAMGAFLAGVLLASSEYRHALESDIEPFKGLLLGLFFIGVGMSIDFGTLVTHPLRILILLVGFLVIKMGMLWLIARPLNVPNKQRRWFAVLLGQGSEFAFVVFGAAQMANVLDAEWAKALTLAVALSMAATPILLVLLTRLEQSGSGQEREADEIDEEQPRVIIAGFGRFGQITGRLLLSSGVKMVILDHDPDHIETLRKFGMKVFYGDATRVDLLESAGAAKAEVLINAIDDPQASLQLAELAMEHFPNLKIISRARDVDHYIKLRQAGVEAPERETFEGALKSGRMALEGLGLGAYEARERADLFRRFNTGMVEEMVEMAEEDATSRAAVVKRTSAMLTEIINEDRNHLSLTQRHGWQGTEEGKHTGDPKDEPESKPLA from the coding sequence ATGGATAGCCATACGCTGATACAGGCATTGATCTACCTGGGTGCGGCCGCGCTGATCGTTCCGGTGGCGGTGCGTCTGGGCCTGGGCTCGGTGCTCGGGTATTTGATCGCCGGTTGCGCCATCGGCCCGTGGGGGCTTGGGCTGGTCACGGACGCCGAGTCTATTCTGCATTTCGCCGAAATCGGCGTGGTGCTGATGCTGTTTGTCATTGGTCTGGAGCTCGACCCGCAGCGTCTGTGGAAACTACGCGCCTCGGTGTTTGGCGGCGGGGCGTTGCAGATGATCGCCTGCGGCGCGCTGCTGGGCGGATTCTGTATTCTGCTCGGGATGGACTGGAAGGTCGCCGAGCTTATCGGCATGACTCTTGCGCTCTCCTCGACGGCGATTGCCATGCAGGCGATGAATGAGCGCAACCTGACGGTGTCCCAGATGGGGCGCAGCACGTTCTCCGTTTTGCTGTTCCAGGATATCGCCGCGATTCCGCTGGTGGCGATGATCCCGCTGCTGGCGGCGAGCGGTTCGTCCACTACGCTGGGGGCCTTCGCCCTGTCGGCACTGAAAGTGGCGGGGGCGCTGGCGCTGGTGATCCTGTTGGGCCGGTATGTGACGCGCCCGCTGCTGCGTTTTGTCGCGCGCTCCGGGCTGCGGGAAGTGTTCAGCGCCGTGGCCCTGTTCCTGGTCTTCGGTTTTGGTCTGCTCCTCGAAGAGGCCGGTCTGTCGATGGCGATGGGGGCATTCCTCGCGGGCGTTCTGCTCGCCAGCTCCGAATACCGTCATGCACTGGAAAGCGATATCGAACCCTTTAAGGGCCTGCTGCTGGGGCTGTTCTTTATCGGCGTCGGGATGTCCATCGACTTTGGCACGCTGGTGACGCACCCGCTGCGCATTCTGATCCTGCTGGTCGGTTTCCTGGTCATTAAAATGGGCATGCTGTGGCTGATCGCCCGCCCGCTGAATGTGCCGAATAAACAGCGCCGCTGGTTTGCGGTTTTGCTGGGGCAGGGGAGTGAATTTGCCTTCGTGGTGTTTGGTGCGGCGCAGATGGCGAACGTACTCGACGCCGAGTGGGCGAAGGCGCTGACCCTGGCGGTGGCGCTGTCGATGGCGGCCACGCCGATTTTACTGGTGCTGCTTACGCGTCTGGAGCAATCCGGCAGCGGGCAGGAGCGCGAAGCGGATGAGATTGACGAAGAGCAGCCGCGGGTAATCATCGCCGGGTTTGGCCGCTTCGGGCAGATCACCGGCCGCTTGCTGCTCTCCAGCGGGGTGAAAATGGTCATTCTGGATCACGATCCTGACCACATTGAAACTCTGCGTAAATTTGGCATGAAGGTCTTTTACGGCGATGCGACGCGCGTCGATCTGCTGGAATCCGCCGGGGCGGCGAAAGCCGAGGTGCTGATTAACGCGATTGACGATCCGCAGGCCAGCCTCCAGCTGGCTGAGCTGGCGATGGAGCATTTCCCGAACCTGAAAATCATCTCCCGTGCGCGCGATGTGGACCATTACATCAAGCTGCGTCAGGCCGGGGTGGAAGCGCCGGAGCGTGAAACCTTCGAAGGGGCGCTGAAATCCGGGCGTATGGCACTGGAAGGGTTAGGGCTGGGTGCCTATGAAGCGCGCGAGCGCGCCGATCTGTTCCGCCGATTTAACACCGGGATGGTCGAAGAGATGGTGGAGATGGCCGAAGAGGATGCGACGTCCCGCGCGGCGGTAGTGAAACGCACCAGCGCGATGCTGACGGAGATCATCAACGAGGATCGAAATCATCTGTCGTTGACTCAGCGTCACGGCTGGCAGGGAACGGAAGAGGGCAAACATACCGGCGATCCGAAGGATGAACCGGAGAGTAAACCTCTGGCGTGA
- the kefF gene encoding glutathione-regulated potassium-efflux system oxidoreductase KefF gives MILIIYAHPYPQHSHANKRMLDQVREIDGVEIRSLYQLYPDFNIDIAAEQEAIARADLIVWQHPMQWYSTPPLLKLWIDKVFSHGWAYGHNGHALKGKSLMWAVTTGGGESHFDIGEHPGFEVLSQPLQATAVYCGLQWLPPFAMHCTFVCDDETLQAQARHYKQRLLDWQEHHHG, from the coding sequence ATGATTCTGATAATTTATGCGCATCCTTATCCGCAACACTCGCATGCGAATAAGCGAATGCTCGATCAAGTCAGGGAAATTGACGGCGTAGAAATACGCTCCCTCTATCAACTCTATCCCGATTTCAACATCGATATTGCCGCCGAACAGGAGGCGATTGCCCGCGCGGATCTGATCGTCTGGCAGCACCCGATGCAGTGGTACAGCACGCCGCCGCTGCTCAAACTGTGGATCGACAAAGTCTTCTCCCACGGCTGGGCCTACGGGCATAACGGTCACGCGCTGAAAGGCAAAAGCCTGATGTGGGCCGTTACCACTGGCGGCGGGGAAAGTCATTTCGATATTGGCGAACATCCGGGATTTGAGGTGCTGTCTCAGCCATTGCAGGCGACGGCGGTGTACTGCGGATTGCAGTGGCTGCCGCCTTTCGCCATGCACTGCACCTTTGTCTGCGATGACGAAACCTTGCAGGCGCAGGCCCGTCACTACAAACAACGTCTACTCGACTGGCAGGAGCACCACCATGGATAG
- a CDS encoding YgdI/YgdR family lipoprotein, with protein sequence MRNKLLATSIFAAAALFTVAGCSSNQAVKTTDGRTIVTDGKPQVDDDTGLVSYKNAETGKTEQINRDQVKNMSELDN encoded by the coding sequence ATGCGAAATAAACTTCTGGCTACCTCAATTTTTGCTGCAGCAGCCCTCTTTACCGTTGCCGGTTGTTCATCCAACCAGGCGGTGAAAACTACCGACGGCAGAACCATCGTCACCGACGGTAAACCGCAGGTCGATGACGATACCGGTCTGGTCTCTTATAAAAACGCGGAAACCGGTAAAACCGAGCAAATTAACCGCGACCAGGTGAAGAACATGAGTGAATTAGATAACTGA
- a CDS encoding dimethyl sulfoxide reductase anchor subunit family protein, with the protein MHEWPLLIFTLLLQGAVGLTLFLTLNLWSGSTPHYSTRLSTERPQLPIFIVCVMAGLGLLASVFHLGYPLNAFNALRHFNSSWLSREIVFASLFLAFAGLGFLASLMKGSLWKGLMPLALLLGLIDVYCMSQIYMHTSVITWMHANTLVMFYGSVAIVGAVVASVLLPLRNSSLARGMMALVVVAVLVRLLTQIPYMSWLSGAGLSDAPTFPHQPLEAFKTTAELRLWGWSLSVVGALAFACGALRSRQVWLYAGGALLLIAEVLLRFAFFSIH; encoded by the coding sequence ATGCATGAGTGGCCGCTGTTAATCTTTACCCTGCTACTGCAGGGGGCCGTCGGGCTGACGCTCTTTCTGACCCTGAACCTGTGGTCGGGCAGCACGCCGCATTATTCCACTCGGCTGTCGACGGAACGGCCGCAACTGCCGATCTTTATCGTCTGCGTCATGGCCGGACTGGGCCTGCTGGCATCGGTATTCCATCTGGGATATCCGCTTAACGCCTTCAACGCCCTGCGCCATTTCAACAGTTCGTGGCTGAGTCGTGAGATCGTGTTTGCCAGCCTGTTCCTGGCCTTCGCCGGGTTGGGCTTTTTGGCCTCGCTAATGAAAGGATCGCTCTGGAAGGGGTTGATGCCGCTGGCGCTGCTGCTGGGGCTGATCGACGTGTATTGCATGAGCCAGATCTACATGCATACCTCGGTGATCACCTGGATGCATGCCAATACCCTGGTGATGTTTTATGGGTCGGTAGCCATTGTCGGCGCGGTGGTGGCCAGTGTGCTGCTGCCCCTGCGTAATAGCTCACTTGCCCGCGGGATGATGGCGCTGGTAGTGGTAGCCGTTCTGGTTCGGCTGCTGACGCAAATTCCTTATATGTCGTGGCTGTCCGGGGCCGGACTGAGTGACGCGCCGACGTTCCCGCATCAGCCGCTGGAGGCGTTCAAAACCACCGCTGAGCTGCGTTTGTGGGGCTGGTCGCTCTCCGTCGTCGGTGCGCTGGCCTTTGCCTGCGGCGCACTTCGCTCTCGCCAGGTGTGGCTGTACGCCGGTGGCGCATTATTGCTGATAGCCGAAGTTCTGCTGCGCTTTGCGTTCTTTAGCATTCACTGA
- a CDS encoding 4Fe-4S dicluster domain-containing protein, translating to MLRFALADSPPPPAVGESCLRRSLRRATCRACVDNCPADALTVTGEGAALNDELCLRCGRCLFVCPVGAIAHLEPPRRHTLAQRLIAPFTAIAPDINELLLWHVQHHIRGVDIDLDEHPHWGLAIAALNLKLRELDEPAWQIFPPQLASLDRGRRRLSGVEKGVSVEVEPLSKAFPQYQQFTLQLDPERCVACAACSRVCSPKALVLEAGAFALDARQCTGCKACEAVCPVDAIRIVPETRKAGAIVHPLFETSCLACSRPFYAWHPQTSLCPICRQHHHGMR from the coding sequence ATGCTGCGTTTCGCTTTAGCTGACTCCCCACCGCCACCCGCGGTGGGCGAGTCATGTTTACGCCGCTCGCTTCGACGTGCAACCTGCCGCGCCTGCGTGGACAATTGCCCGGCAGATGCGCTGACGGTAACAGGCGAGGGCGCAGCGCTTAACGACGAACTGTGCCTGCGCTGTGGCCGTTGTCTGTTTGTCTGCCCCGTGGGAGCCATTGCGCACCTTGAACCTCCCCGAAGGCACACTCTCGCTCAACGGCTGATCGCGCCCTTCACGGCCATTGCGCCTGACATCAACGAACTCCTGCTGTGGCATGTTCAACATCATATTCGCGGTGTGGATATCGATCTGGATGAACATCCTCACTGGGGCCTCGCTATCGCGGCGCTCAATCTTAAGCTGCGCGAACTGGACGAACCCGCGTGGCAGATTTTTCCGCCGCAGCTAGCATCTCTCGATCGCGGACGCCGCCGTTTGTCAGGCGTGGAGAAAGGCGTTTCTGTGGAGGTGGAGCCGCTCTCGAAGGCTTTTCCGCAGTATCAACAGTTTACGCTGCAGCTCGATCCTGAACGGTGTGTCGCCTGCGCGGCGTGCAGCCGGGTCTGTTCCCCGAAGGCGTTAGTGCTAGAGGCGGGAGCCTTTGCCCTCGACGCCCGGCAGTGCACCGGCTGCAAAGCGTGCGAGGCGGTCTGTCCGGTTGATGCCATACGCATTGTGCCTGAAACGCGCAAAGCCGGGGCGATCGTTCACCCCTTGTTTGAGACCTCCTGCCTGGCGTGCTCCCGCCCGTTTTATGCCTGGCATCCGCAGACCTCCCTGTGTCCGATTTGCCGCCAGCATCATCACGGGATGCGGTGA
- a CDS encoding DMSO/selenate family reductase complex B subunit, with protein sequence MSQFKEYAPVSDKQLGFFIDSSRCSGCKACQVACKDKNNLDVGRRFRRVYEVTGGGFMPTGQGGVQNNVFAYTLSISCNHCADPICTKNCPTTAMHKRPGDGIVRVNTDKCVGCGYCAWSCPYGAPQLNEQTGQMSKCDFCVDLQAQGEQPICVATCPLGAIQFGPIDELRKKFGHLCDVNGLPDSAITQPSLVIKAHQGAEKKEKPHA encoded by the coding sequence ATGAGTCAGTTTAAGGAATACGCACCCGTAAGCGATAAACAGCTGGGGTTCTTTATCGATTCCTCCCGCTGTTCAGGCTGCAAAGCCTGCCAGGTGGCGTGCAAAGATAAAAATAATCTCGACGTCGGGCGCCGTTTTCGTCGGGTTTACGAAGTGACGGGCGGCGGGTTCATGCCGACCGGTCAGGGCGGCGTGCAGAACAACGTCTTCGCCTACACCCTCTCCATCTCCTGCAATCATTGCGCCGATCCTATCTGTACGAAGAACTGCCCCACCACCGCCATGCACAAAAGGCCTGGCGACGGCATAGTGCGCGTCAACACTGACAAGTGCGTGGGCTGCGGCTATTGCGCCTGGTCTTGCCCTTACGGCGCGCCGCAGCTCAACGAGCAAACCGGGCAAATGTCGAAGTGCGATTTTTGCGTGGATCTCCAGGCGCAGGGCGAACAGCCGATCTGCGTCGCAACCTGTCCGCTGGGAGCCATCCAGTTTGGCCCGATCGACGAGTTACGCAAAAAGTTCGGTCATCTTTGCGATGTGAACGGATTGCCCGATTCGGCGATCACCCAGCCTAGCCTGGTGATCAAAGCGCATCAGGGTGCGGAGAAAAAGGAGAAACCTCATGCATGA
- the carA gene encoding glutamine-hydrolyzing carbamoyl-phosphate synthase small subunit translates to MIKSALLVLEDGTQFIGRAIGATGSAVGEVVFNTSMTGYQEILTDPSYSRQIVTLTYPHIGNVGTNEADAESSQVHAQGLIIRDLPLIASNYRNTEDLSSYLKRHNIVAIADIDTRKLTRLLREKGAQNGCIIAGDNLDAALAQEKAKAFPGLNGMDLAKEVTTAEAYSWTQGSWTLAGELPEAKKEEELPFHVVAYDYGAKRNILRMLVDRGCRLTVVPAKTPADEVLKMNPDGIFLSNGPGDPAPCEYAIEAIKSFLETDIPVFGICLGHQLLALASGAKTVKMKFGHHGGNHPVKDIDNNTVMITAQNHGFAVDEASMPANLRVTHKSLFDHTLQGIHRTDKPAFSFQGHPEASPGPHDAAPLFDHFIELIEQYRQTAK, encoded by the coding sequence TTGATTAAGTCAGCGCTATTGGTTCTGGAAGACGGAACCCAGTTTATCGGTCGGGCCATAGGGGCAACAGGTTCGGCGGTTGGGGAAGTCGTTTTCAATACTTCAATGACCGGTTATCAAGAAATCCTCACTGATCCTTCCTATTCCCGCCAAATCGTCACCCTTACTTATCCTCATATTGGTAATGTCGGCACCAACGAAGCCGATGCCGAATCTTCCCAGGTCCACGCACAAGGTCTGATTATTCGCGACCTGCCGCTGATTGCCAGCAACTACCGCAACACCGAAGACCTCTCTTCTTACCTGAAGCGTCACAACATCGTGGCGATTGCCGATATCGATACCCGTAAGCTGACCCGTCTGCTGCGCGAGAAGGGCGCACAGAACGGCTGCATCATCGCGGGCGATAACCTGGATGCGGCCCTGGCGCAGGAAAAAGCGAAAGCCTTCCCTGGCCTGAACGGGATGGATCTGGCGAAAGAAGTGACCACCGCGGAAGCTTATAGCTGGACGCAGGGGAGCTGGACGCTGGCGGGCGAACTGCCGGAAGCGAAGAAAGAAGAAGAGCTGCCGTTCCACGTGGTCGCCTACGACTACGGTGCGAAGCGCAACATTCTGCGCATGCTGGTGGACCGCGGCTGCCGCCTGACGGTAGTTCCGGCGAAAACGCCTGCGGACGAAGTACTGAAGATGAACCCGGACGGGATCTTCCTCTCCAACGGCCCTGGTGACCCGGCGCCGTGCGAGTACGCGATTGAAGCGATTAAAAGCTTCCTCGAAACCGATATTCCGGTATTTGGCATCTGCCTCGGCCATCAGCTGCTGGCGCTGGCGAGCGGTGCGAAGACCGTCAAGATGAAGTTCGGCCACCACGGTGGTAACCACCCGGTGAAAGATATCGACAACAACACGGTGATGATTACCGCGCAGAACCACGGTTTTGCGGTGGACGAGGCATCAATGCCTGCCAACCTGCGCGTTACCCACAAGTCGCTGTTCGACCATACCCTGCAGGGTATCCATCGCACCGACAAACCGGCGTTCAGCTTCCAGGGTCACCCGGAAGCCAGCCCAGGCCCGCACGATGCCGCGCCGCTGTTCGATCACTTCATCGAACTTATCGAGCAATACCGTCAGACCGCTAAATAA
- the carB gene encoding carbamoyl-phosphate synthase large subunit, with protein MPKRTDIKSILILGAGPIVIGQACEFDYSGAQACKALREEGYRVILVNSNPATIMTDPEMADATYIEPIHWEVVRKIIEKERPDAVLPTMGGQTALNCALELERQGVLAEFGVTMIGATADAIDKAEDRRRFDVAMKKIGLDTARSGIAHTMEEALAVAADVGYPCIIRPSFTMGGTGGGIAYNREEFEEICERGLDLSPTKELLIDESLIGWKEYEMEVVRDKNDNCIIVCSIENFDAMGIHTGDSITVAPAQTLTDKEYQIMRNASMAVLREIGVETGGSNVQFSVNPKNGRLIVIEMNPRVSRSSALASKATGFPIAKVAAKLAVGYTLDELMNDITGGRTPASFEPSIDYVVTKIPRFNFEKFAGANDRLTTQMKSVGEVMAIGRTQQESLQKALRGLEVGAMGFDPKVSLDDPEALTKIRRELKDAGAERIWYIADAFRAGLSVDGVFNLTNIDRWFLVQIEELVRLEEKVAEMGITGLDADFLRMLKRKGFADARLAKLAGVRESEIRKLRDQYNLHPVYKRVDTCAAEFATDTAYMYSTYEDECEANPSTDRDKIMVLGGGPNRIGQGIEFDYCCVHASLALREDGYETIMVNCNPETVSTDYDTSDRLYFEPVTLEDVLEIVRIEKPKGVIVQYGGQTPLKLARALEAAGVPVIGTSPDAIDRAEDRERFQQAVDRLKLKQPANATVTAIEMAVEKAKEIGYPLVVRPSYVLGGRAMEIVYDEADLRRYFQTAVSVSNDAPVLLDRFLDDAVEVDVDAICDGEMVLIGGIMEHIEQAGVHSGDSACSLPAYTLSQEIQDVMRQQVQKLAFELQVRGLMNVQFAVKDNEVYLIEVNPRAARTVPFVSKATGIPLAKVAARVMAGQTLTQQGVTKEIIPPYYSVKEVVLPFNKFPGVDPLLGPEMRSTGEVMGVGRTFAEAFAKAQLGSSSTMRKQGRALLSVREGDKERVVDLAAKLLKQGFELDATHGTAIVLGEAGINPRLVNKVHEGRPHIQDRIKNGEYTYIINTTAGRQAIEDSKLIRRSALQYKVHYDTTLNGGFATAMALNADATEKVISVQEMHAQINK; from the coding sequence ATGCCAAAACGTACAGATATAAAAAGCATCCTGATCCTTGGCGCTGGCCCGATCGTTATCGGCCAGGCCTGCGAATTCGACTACTCCGGCGCACAGGCGTGTAAAGCCCTGCGCGAAGAGGGTTACCGCGTCATTCTTGTGAACTCTAACCCGGCCACCATCATGACCGACCCGGAAATGGCCGATGCGACCTACATCGAGCCGATTCACTGGGAAGTGGTACGCAAAATCATCGAAAAAGAGCGTCCGGACGCCGTGCTGCCAACCATGGGCGGCCAGACCGCGCTGAACTGCGCGCTGGAGCTGGAACGTCAGGGCGTACTGGCCGAGTTCGGCGTGACCATGATTGGTGCCACCGCTGACGCGATTGATAAAGCTGAAGACCGCCGCCGTTTCGACGTGGCGATGAAGAAAATCGGCCTCGACACCGCGCGCTCCGGCATCGCACACACCATGGAAGAAGCGCTGGCGGTTGCCGCTGACGTGGGCTATCCGTGCATCATCCGTCCTTCCTTCACCATGGGCGGCACCGGCGGCGGTATCGCCTACAACCGCGAAGAGTTCGAAGAGATTTGCGAACGCGGTCTGGATCTTTCCCCAACCAAAGAGCTGCTGATTGACGAGTCGCTGATTGGCTGGAAAGAGTACGAGATGGAAGTGGTGCGTGATAAAAACGACAACTGCATCATCGTCTGCTCTATCGAAAACTTCGATGCGATGGGTATCCACACTGGCGACTCCATCACCGTGGCACCGGCTCAGACTCTGACCGACAAAGAGTATCAAATCATGCGTAACGCCTCGATGGCGGTACTGCGTGAAATTGGCGTCGAAACCGGCGGGTCTAACGTGCAGTTCTCCGTGAACCCGAAAAACGGTCGCCTGATTGTTATCGAGATGAACCCGCGCGTATCCCGCTCCTCGGCGCTGGCCTCCAAAGCGACCGGCTTCCCGATTGCGAAAGTGGCGGCGAAACTGGCCGTGGGTTACACCCTCGACGAGCTGATGAACGACATCACCGGCGGTCGTACTCCGGCGTCGTTTGAGCCGTCTATCGACTACGTTGTGACTAAGATTCCTCGCTTCAACTTCGAGAAATTCGCGGGCGCGAACGACCGTCTGACCACCCAGATGAAATCCGTCGGCGAAGTGATGGCGATTGGCCGCACTCAGCAGGAATCCCTGCAGAAAGCGCTGCGCGGCCTGGAAGTGGGCGCGATGGGCTTCGACCCGAAAGTGAGCCTCGATGACCCGGAAGCGCTGACCAAAATCCGCCGCGAGCTGAAAGACGCGGGCGCTGAGCGTATCTGGTACATCGCCGATGCCTTCCGCGCGGGCCTGTCCGTCGACGGCGTCTTCAACCTGACCAACATCGACCGCTGGTTCCTGGTGCAAATCGAAGAGCTGGTGCGTCTCGAAGAGAAAGTGGCAGAGATGGGCATCACCGGTCTCGACGCTGACTTCCTGCGTATGCTGAAACGCAAAGGCTTCGCCGATGCGCGTCTGGCAAAACTGGCGGGCGTGCGTGAATCTGAAATCCGCAAGCTGCGCGACCAGTACAATCTGCATCCGGTCTACAAACGCGTGGACACCTGTGCGGCTGAGTTCGCCACCGACACCGCCTACATGTACTCCACGTACGAAGACGAGTGCGAAGCGAACCCGTCCACCGACCGCGATAAAATCATGGTGCTGGGCGGCGGTCCAAACCGTATCGGCCAGGGCATCGAGTTCGACTACTGCTGCGTACACGCCTCTCTGGCGCTGCGTGAAGACGGTTACGAGACCATCATGGTCAACTGTAACCCGGAAACCGTATCGACCGACTACGACACCTCTGACCGCCTCTACTTCGAGCCGGTAACGCTGGAAGACGTACTGGAAATCGTGCGCATCGAGAAGCCGAAGGGCGTTATCGTGCAGTACGGCGGCCAGACCCCGCTGAAACTGGCGCGTGCGCTGGAAGCAGCAGGTGTGCCGGTTATCGGCACCAGCCCGGATGCGATTGACCGCGCGGAAGACCGCGAGCGTTTCCAGCAGGCGGTTGACCGTCTGAAGCTGAAACAACCGGCGAACGCCACTGTGACCGCGATTGAAATGGCGGTTGAGAAGGCGAAAGAGATTGGCTACCCGCTGGTGGTGCGCCCGTCCTACGTACTGGGCGGCCGTGCGATGGAAATCGTCTACGACGAAGCTGACCTGCGCCGCTACTTCCAGACCGCGGTGAGCGTCTCTAACGATGCGCCGGTGCTGCTCGACCGCTTCCTTGACGACGCGGTAGAAGTGGACGTGGATGCCATCTGCGACGGCGAAATGGTGCTGATTGGCGGCATCATGGAGCACATCGAGCAGGCGGGCGTGCACTCCGGTGACTCCGCGTGTTCTCTGCCAGCCTACACCCTGAGCCAGGAAATTCAGGATGTGATGCGCCAGCAGGTGCAGAAACTGGCCTTCGAGCTGCAGGTTCGCGGCCTGATGAACGTCCAGTTCGCGGTGAAAGATAACGAAGTCTACCTGATTGAAGTGAACCCGCGTGCGGCGCGTACCGTGCCGTTCGTCTCCAAAGCGACCGGGATTCCGCTGGCGAAAGTGGCGGCGCGCGTGATGGCGGGCCAGACGCTGACTCAGCAGGGCGTGACCAAAGAGATCATCCCACCGTACTACTCGGTGAAAGAGGTGGTCCTGCCATTCAACAAATTCCCGGGCGTTGACCCGCTGTTAGGGCCAGAGATGCGCTCCACCGGCGAAGTCATGGGCGTGGGCCGTACCTTCGCGGAAGCTTTCGCCAAGGCACAGCTCGGCAGCAGCTCGACCATGAGAAAGCAGGGCCGTGCGCTTCTCTCCGTGCGCGAAGGTGATAAAGAGCGTGTGGTAGACCTTGCGGCAAAACTGCTGAAACAGGGCTTTGAGCTGGATGCGACCCACGGCACGGCCATCGTGCTGGGTGAAGCCGGTATCAACCCGCGTCTGGTCAACAAGGTGCATGAAGGTCGTCCGCACATTCAGGACCGTATCAAGAATGGCGAGTACACCTACATTATCAACACCACCGCAGGTCGTCAGGCGATTGAAGACTCCAAGCTGATTCGCCGCAGCGCGCTGCAGTACAAAGTGCATTACGACACCACCCTGAACGGCGGTTTCGCGACAGCGATGGCGCTAAACGCGGATGCCACCGAGAAGGTGATTTCGGTGCAGGAAATGCACGCGCAAATTAACAAGTAA